A single Chitinophagales bacterium DNA region contains:
- a CDS encoding TonB family protein — protein MYRLPILVSLFLVPSVFIAQQELRKKYYFENNSSTLNTNEESKLRSELTQQDRSVSILVLGYANKLGAEDKNLNLSQSRAEAVRSIIASLGFAEKNIEVRFFGEKMTSLTPDAEAEFRRVDVIIRSSEFENFNPLEAPDTPSVFTIDATMDTTIVCRNGTKIFIKGRSLYNMNTGELAETVTIKVNEYITMLDFLEKGLSTRSDGQALESGGMIQIEANENNQNVAVRKGGNIRISVPCNNCQTGMSTFYGVKEKGTINWKTSYEKPGKVISRKTLPIFAEGQESLKHFIQQNRRYPTRAFTKGVEGEVKIKFLITEKGEIFEPKLIKGVESSLDKEALRLVELMPRWTPAMLDDKPIDYTYTIAVPFKITREPFGGMNITSIGGDVSDYNVDKGTDSIRKVREEQEMIARKEAAQAIVDFGYYVITSANLGWINVDKFDRNQMTNFIVDANTIDYVKVYVIMKQQKSLFQNEYRTNSKFNFRNMGLNQEVYVLGIKMVEGKMLSTLLSANTSQKSIILDNYKETTKDEVKNQILTLYGRN, from the coding sequence ATGTACCGCTTGCCCATTTTAGTTTCTTTGTTTCTAGTTCCTTCGGTTTTTATAGCTCAACAGGAGCTGCGAAAGAAATACTATTTTGAAAACAATAGTTCTACGCTAAATACCAATGAAGAGTCTAAGCTTCGTTCAGAGCTAACACAACAAGACAGGTCAGTCTCAATCCTTGTTTTAGGATATGCCAATAAACTCGGTGCAGAAGATAAAAATTTAAACTTATCTCAAAGCCGTGCAGAGGCAGTAAGGAGTATTATTGCGTCACTTGGATTTGCGGAGAAAAATATCGAAGTTAGGTTTTTTGGTGAAAAAATGACGTCATTAACACCTGATGCTGAGGCCGAGTTTCGACGAGTAGATGTTATTATACGATCATCTGAATTTGAGAATTTTAATCCGCTCGAGGCACCAGATACACCTAGCGTCTTTACCATAGATGCTACTATGGATACTACAATTGTTTGTAGAAATGGCACAAAAATTTTTATTAAGGGGCGCTCATTGTACAATATGAATACTGGCGAATTAGCCGAAACAGTAACTATAAAAGTCAATGAGTATATAACTATGCTAGATTTTCTAGAAAAGGGTCTAAGTACCCGCAGCGATGGACAAGCGCTAGAGTCAGGAGGAATGATTCAAATCGAAGCCAATGAAAACAATCAAAATGTAGCAGTCAGAAAAGGAGGAAACATAAGGATAAGCGTCCCTTGCAATAATTGCCAGACAGGAATGTCCACGTTTTATGGTGTCAAAGAAAAAGGAACTATCAACTGGAAAACATCTTATGAAAAGCCAGGTAAAGTTATTTCTAGAAAAACTCTTCCAATATTTGCGGAGGGTCAAGAATCATTAAAGCATTTTATTCAACAAAACCGTCGATATCCGACAAGAGCATTTACAAAAGGAGTAGAGGGTGAAGTTAAAATTAAATTTCTAATCACTGAAAAAGGTGAAATTTTTGAGCCTAAACTAATAAAAGGAGTAGAGAGCTCCTTGGACAAAGAAGCACTGCGACTGGTGGAGCTTATGCCTCGTTGGACACCAGCCATGCTTGATGACAAACCGATAGATTATACTTACACTATTGCTGTTCCATTTAAAATAACTAGAGAGCCTTTTGGAGGCATGAATATCACTTCGATAGGCGGCGATGTGAGTGACTATAATGTAGATAAAGGAACGGATAGTATTCGAAAGGTTCGGGAGGAACAAGAAATGATCGCCAGAAAAGAAGCGGCTCAAGCTATTGTTGATTTTGGTTACTATGTAATAACAAGTGCCAATCTAGGGTGGATAAACGTAGATAAGTTTGACAGAAATCAAATGACAAACTTTATAGTAGATGCCAATACTATAGACTATGTTAAAGTGTATGTCATAATGAAGCAACAAAAATCATTGTTTCAAAATGAATATAGAACTAACTCTAAATTCAATTTTAGAAATATGGGATTAAATCAAGAAGTCTACGTGCTCGGCATTAAAATGGTGGAAGGGAAAATGCTATCAACACTCTTATCTGCGAATACTTCACAAAAGTCAATAATCCTCGACAATTATAAAGAAACAACTAAGGACGAAGTAAAAAATCAAATTTTAACTCTTTATGGACGCAATTAG
- a CDS encoding 1-acyl-sn-glycerol-3-phosphate acyltransferase, with product MIYLKRFYLIPWTLWCGLSFLALNILFFPFMYFFLLSGHPTLYRWTHQLPTIIGRISAFLWGIRVVESGRENFDPHTQYIFVGNHRSFLDAIISGGFIYNYKKFIGKAEILKWPFMGFILKRLYIPVKREDKDSRKKSMEQLIEKMKEGYSMVVFSEGKTNTTDEPLLPFKDGAYNTSCATGIPIVPFVMYGAENLWPRNTLLIRPGKIYLDFLPIVESLNNDEEGVQRQKDLVFEAIKKMYLTRSSI from the coding sequence ATGATCTATCTCAAAAGATTTTATCTTATACCATGGACACTTTGGTGTGGGCTTAGTTTTCTGGCTCTCAATATTTTGTTTTTTCCTTTTATGTACTTCTTCCTTTTATCAGGCCATCCCACCTTGTATCGCTGGACCCATCAGTTGCCGACTATCATCGGAAGAATTTCTGCCTTTTTATGGGGCATCCGAGTTGTAGAATCAGGAAGAGAAAACTTTGACCCTCATACACAATATATTTTTGTCGGCAATCATCGATCTTTCTTAGATGCTATCATATCTGGAGGCTTTATTTATAATTATAAAAAATTTATAGGCAAGGCAGAAATCTTAAAATGGCCCTTCATGGGATTCATTCTCAAAAGGCTTTACATTCCTGTAAAAAGAGAAGACAAAGACTCGCGAAAAAAGTCTATGGAACAATTAATCGAAAAAATGAAGGAAGGATATTCTATGGTGGTATTCTCAGAAGGAAAAACCAATACAACCGATGAGCCATTGCTGCCCTTCAAAGATGGCGCCTACAACACTTCTTGCGCTACAGGTATTCCTATAGTACCTTTCGTCATGTATGGAGCCGAAAACCTGTGGCCAAGAAATACTTTATTAATACGACCAGGTAAGATTTATCTCGATTTTTTACCTATAGTAGAATCCCTCAATAACGATGAGGAGGGTGTTCAGAGGCAAAAGGATTTGGTATTTGAAGCTATAAAGAAAATGTATTTGACTCGTAGTAGTATATAA
- a CDS encoding TonB-dependent receptor, translating to MLRGLVLDAITKSPLSQVSCNIVELNLITQTDSKGAFFLRISTDKEFHLSLSHLGCHTETHHLDLKTDTSIVFYLHHYHKHLQEVKVGARRNPMVDMVSQTQMDVLAKENLTNLLEKTTGVRSLKNGNNIAKPIVQGLYGNRLTILNQGLAQTGQQWGNDHAPEIDPLAGNKIRIIKGVSSVEYKGVNLGAIISIESNRFRDDPHLHGKASSFFETNGLGFGTNIQIEKNSPSLAWRLTGTYKNTGDKSTADYYLRNTGNREINFSALLEKTLFNTWKTNLYLSSFNTELGVLRGSHITNTTDLNEAIGRDRPFFTEDFFSREIAPPRQEVSHHLWKITSSRILDSNNAIFLMYGGQLNNRKEYDIRRGGRSEIPALYIMQHSHFAELKWTKSRKNSITKSGLQLQYTENINQPETGITPLIPNYSSIEPSVFITHSHSYDNSKLDLGFRYDMQKLHIFTTTRVIPRQDVEFSHVFHNGTGSLSYLYHLDKKTDLLFNTGLTIRNPAVNELYSFGLHQGVASIEEGNSNLAAEKSFKTSLSMQTIWNENLSTEAQIYFHNINDFIFLKPQSQSRLTIRGAYPVFIYDQTHAQIYGLDFRGKYKITEGLDFTLDYSYLKGMNLTENLPLIFMPANRIRGEAELSTHKWGKWENPLLIISGQYTFRQNNLKAGQDFIPAPEAYFLLGGRISIERQIKSARIQIYFQTENLLNARYRDYLNRLRYFTDDLGRNIAMGITVNY from the coding sequence TTGCTTCGTGGATTAGTTCTTGATGCCATAACCAAGAGCCCTTTATCGCAAGTAAGTTGTAATATAGTAGAATTAAACCTTATAACTCAGACAGATTCCAAGGGAGCGTTTTTTCTAAGAATATCTACAGATAAGGAGTTTCATCTCAGTCTTTCCCATCTAGGCTGTCATACAGAAACCCATCACCTTGATCTAAAAACGGACACATCTATAGTATTTTATCTTCATCACTATCATAAACATCTACAAGAAGTAAAAGTAGGTGCGAGACGAAATCCTATGGTGGATATGGTATCACAAACGCAAATGGATGTATTGGCTAAAGAGAATTTGACGAATCTGCTAGAAAAAACGACAGGAGTTCGTTCTCTAAAAAACGGAAACAATATAGCCAAACCTATTGTGCAAGGACTCTATGGCAATAGATTGACCATTCTGAATCAAGGTTTAGCCCAGACAGGACAGCAGTGGGGCAATGACCACGCCCCTGAGATTGACCCATTAGCAGGCAATAAAATTCGAATAATTAAAGGCGTATCTTCCGTGGAATATAAGGGGGTAAATCTCGGTGCAATCATTTCTATAGAATCTAATCGATTTAGAGATGACCCACACCTGCATGGAAAAGCATCCAGTTTTTTTGAAACCAATGGATTGGGATTTGGAACAAATATTCAGATTGAGAAAAATTCCCCAAGTCTTGCTTGGAGATTGACTGGTACCTACAAAAATACAGGCGATAAATCGACTGCAGATTATTATCTAAGAAATACGGGCAACAGAGAAATTAACTTTTCTGCTTTATTAGAAAAAACTTTGTTTAATACATGGAAAACGAATCTTTATCTAAGCAGCTTTAATACAGAGCTTGGAGTCTTAAGAGGATCTCATATTACCAATACGACGGACTTGAACGAAGCCATAGGTCGAGATCGTCCGTTTTTTACCGAAGATTTTTTTAGCAGAGAAATAGCTCCTCCTAGACAAGAAGTAAGTCATCATTTATGGAAAATAACCAGCAGTAGAATATTAGACTCTAACAATGCTATATTTCTTATGTATGGAGGTCAGCTAAATAATAGAAAAGAATACGATATCAGACGAGGTGGACGATCCGAGATTCCAGCCCTATATATAATGCAGCATAGTCATTTCGCCGAACTGAAGTGGACCAAATCTCGTAAAAATTCTATTACGAAATCGGGCTTACAACTTCAATATACAGAGAATATTAATCAACCAGAAACTGGTATTACACCATTAATACCAAATTATAGTTCTATAGAGCCGTCAGTATTTATTACACATAGTCATAGCTATGATAACTCCAAGCTCGACTTAGGATTTCGGTATGATATGCAAAAGCTTCACATTTTCACTACGACACGAGTCATACCTCGACAGGACGTAGAATTTTCACATGTATTTCATAATGGTACAGGATCACTCTCTTATTTGTATCATCTAGACAAGAAAACCGACCTACTATTTAATACAGGTTTAACTATCCGAAATCCCGCCGTCAATGAGCTATATTCCTTTGGGCTTCATCAAGGGGTAGCTAGCATAGAAGAGGGCAATTCAAACTTGGCAGCTGAGAAGTCTTTTAAAACATCGCTTTCAATGCAAACGATATGGAATGAAAATTTATCTACAGAAGCTCAGATATATTTTCATAATATCAATGATTTTATTTTTCTAAAGCCACAGTCGCAATCTCGACTAACCATTCGGGGAGCTTATCCCGTCTTTATATATGATCAAACCCATGCTCAGATATATGGACTAGATTTCAGAGGGAAATATAAAATAACTGAAGGACTGGATTTTACGTTAGATTATTCGTATTTAAAAGGCATGAATTTAACAGAAAATCTACCTTTGATTTTTATGCCTGCTAATCGTATTCGAGGCGAAGCAGAACTATCAACTCATAAATGGGGAAAGTGGGAAAACCCTTTATTAATCATTTCTGGACAATATACCTTTCGACAAAATAATCTCAAAGCTGGTCAAGACTTTATTCCTGCGCCAGAAGCCTATTTCTTGTTAGGAGGCAGAATATCCATAGAGCGCCAAATAAAGTCTGCCAGAATTCAAATCTATTTTCAAACGGAAAACCTACTCAATGCAAGGTATAGAGACTATTTAAATCGCTTGCGGTATTTTACTGATGATTTGGGAAGAAATATTGCTATGGGAATTACCGTAAACTACTAA
- a CDS encoding MmcQ/YjbR family DNA-binding protein, translated as MHPLKTTILDYCLSLPYTQEDFPFDDKVWVAKVYGKIFILMNLVEDDVRLNLKCDPTRAEELRAEYDFVKPGYHMNKKHWNTIHWIDSGLDWLTLREWIDHSYDLVLKSVPKSKRS; from the coding sequence ATGCACCCCCTAAAAACTACCATTTTAGACTATTGTCTCTCTCTTCCCTATACGCAAGAAGACTTTCCATTTGATGATAAAGTATGGGTAGCCAAGGTCTATGGCAAGATATTTATTCTGATGAATTTGGTAGAAGATGATGTAAGATTAAATCTTAAGTGTGATCCAACACGAGCAGAAGAACTTCGTGCAGAATATGATTTTGTGAAACCAGGTTACCACATGAATAAGAAACATTGGAATACCATACATTGGATAGATTCTGGACTAGACTGGCTGACACTAAGAGAATGGATTGACCATTCTTATGACTTGGTTTTAAAATCTGTACCTAAATCTAAGCGCAGTTAG
- the metH gene encoding methionine synthase — MSFLSGLEPLIISKSSNFVNIGERTNVTGSAKFLKLIKEGNFEEALSVARDQVEGGAQILDVNMDEAMIDGKTAMVEFLHLIASEPDIARIPIMIDSSKWEIIEAGLKCIQGKGIVNSISLKNGEEEFLYQAKMIQRYGAATVIMAFDELGQADTYQRRIDICKRSYDLLISKLNFNPEDIIFDPNIFPVATGIDEHRNYALDFFRATKWIKDNLPGAKVSGGVSNVSFSFRGNNTVREAMHSAFLYHAIQNGMDMGIVNPTMLEVYDEVPQDLMELVEDVLLNRKDDATERLLDKAESLKNTKKDSTANIQEWRIGTIEERINHAIVKGVVDYIDSDTLEALEKYIEPIKVIEGPLMAAMNIVGDLFGSGKMFLPQVVKSARVMKKSVAVLEPYLLKSAGGSTSSGKILMATVKGDVHDIGKNIVGIVLQCNNFEVIDLGVMVPKERILEEAIKHQVDVVGLSGLITPSLDEMVDVATEFEKHNLKIPILIGGATTSEIHTAVKIEPAYSGATIHVLDASKSVPVATQLVSKDLKANYITERKNHYEAMRIDYASKNKKVELISLEEARNNAFQYDWENYTPEKPNHLGVDINENLPISLVRKYIDWGPFFNSWELKGTFPRIFENDKYGSEAKKLYDDANTLLDQIEQDRILSINTICGLFACSKENESLTLFAEDAKQNELGKLHFLRQQAKKQDGQKNQSLVDYISPKGDYIGLFAVTAGIGIERYLEQYKKEHDDYKDILLKAVADRLAEAATEWLHEEVRKNLWGYAADENLSNEDLIREKYKGIRPAPGYAACPDHSEKATIWNILEVEEKTGIQLTENYAMFPTASVSGYYFAHPDLGYFGIGKIGEDQVEYIAKAKNMSSEQAKKFLRPNLD; from the coding sequence ATGTCCTTCCTATCCGGCCTCGAACCACTCATAATCTCCAAATCCTCCAATTTCGTCAATATCGGAGAACGCACCAATGTTACGGGTTCGGCCAAATTTCTAAAACTAATTAAAGAAGGAAATTTTGAAGAAGCCCTATCGGTAGCGCGTGATCAGGTAGAAGGAGGGGCTCAAATACTGGATGTCAATATGGATGAGGCCATGATTGATGGCAAGACGGCTATGGTCGAATTTTTGCATCTTATCGCTTCTGAACCGGACATTGCTCGTATCCCTATTATGATTGATTCTTCTAAATGGGAAATTATCGAAGCTGGACTCAAATGCATTCAAGGCAAAGGAATTGTCAACTCCATTTCCTTAAAAAATGGTGAAGAAGAATTTCTTTATCAGGCAAAAATGATTCAACGCTATGGGGCTGCTACCGTCATCATGGCGTTCGATGAACTCGGGCAGGCAGATACATACCAACGTAGAATTGATATCTGTAAACGAAGTTATGACTTATTGATATCCAAGCTAAATTTCAATCCCGAGGATATCATTTTTGATCCTAACATTTTCCCTGTGGCTACAGGAATTGACGAGCATAGAAATTATGCCTTGGATTTTTTTCGAGCTACAAAATGGATAAAAGATAATCTTCCAGGCGCCAAGGTTAGCGGTGGTGTGAGCAATGTATCATTTTCATTTAGAGGCAATAACACCGTTCGAGAAGCTATGCACTCTGCGTTTCTCTATCATGCTATTCAGAATGGTATGGATATGGGAATCGTCAATCCTACCATGCTAGAGGTCTATGATGAAGTACCACAAGACCTAATGGAATTGGTAGAAGATGTATTGCTCAATAGAAAAGATGATGCTACCGAGCGATTGCTCGACAAGGCCGAATCTCTTAAAAACACCAAAAAAGACAGTACTGCCAATATCCAAGAATGGAGAATAGGAACCATTGAAGAACGCATCAATCATGCTATTGTCAAAGGGGTCGTGGATTATATCGATTCAGATACTCTTGAAGCTCTGGAAAAATATATAGAGCCCATTAAGGTTATCGAAGGGCCACTGATGGCTGCGATGAATATTGTTGGCGACCTTTTTGGTTCGGGTAAAATGTTTTTGCCTCAAGTGGTAAAATCTGCTAGAGTAATGAAAAAGTCGGTTGCAGTGCTCGAGCCCTATTTGTTGAAATCTGCTGGCGGCTCAACCTCTTCTGGCAAAATACTAATGGCGACCGTCAAAGGCGATGTACATGATATTGGAAAAAATATTGTCGGCATTGTACTGCAATGCAATAACTTCGAAGTGATAGACCTAGGTGTCATGGTGCCTAAAGAAAGAATCTTAGAAGAAGCCATCAAACATCAGGTAGATGTCGTAGGGCTGAGCGGTCTAATTACCCCGTCCCTAGATGAAATGGTAGATGTCGCCACGGAATTTGAAAAACACAATTTAAAAATACCGATACTTATCGGGGGTGCTACTACAAGTGAGATTCATACCGCAGTAAAGATAGAGCCCGCATATAGCGGCGCTACCATTCATGTGCTCGATGCTTCGAAATCTGTGCCTGTAGCCACCCAATTGGTCAGTAAAGACCTAAAGGCAAACTATATCACAGAGCGAAAAAACCACTATGAAGCGATGCGAATTGATTATGCAAGTAAGAACAAAAAGGTGGAGCTCATTTCTCTTGAAGAGGCTCGCAATAATGCATTTCAGTATGATTGGGAGAATTATACTCCAGAAAAACCCAATCATTTAGGAGTAGATATCAATGAAAATTTGCCTATAAGTCTTGTAAGAAAATATATCGATTGGGGGCCATTCTTCAATAGCTGGGAATTGAAAGGAACATTTCCTCGTATATTTGAAAATGATAAATATGGTAGTGAAGCTAAAAAACTATACGATGATGCCAATACTTTGCTAGACCAAATAGAACAAGATAGAATACTAAGTATCAATACAATTTGTGGACTATTTGCATGTTCCAAAGAAAATGAAAGTCTAACACTTTTTGCTGAGGATGCCAAACAGAATGAGTTGGGCAAACTTCATTTTCTAAGACAACAAGCCAAAAAACAAGATGGGCAAAAAAATCAATCTTTGGTTGATTATATTTCTCCTAAAGGTGATTATATAGGTTTGTTTGCAGTGACCGCTGGCATAGGAATAGAGCGTTATTTGGAGCAATATAAAAAAGAGCATGACGACTATAAAGATATCCTTCTCAAGGCAGTAGCAGATAGACTGGCAGAAGCTGCTACAGAATGGCTTCATGAAGAAGTTAGAAAAAACTTGTGGGGATACGCTGCTGATGAAAACCTATCCAACGAGGACTTAATTCGTGAAAAATATAAAGGTATTCGTCCCGCACCGGGTTATGCTGCATGTCCAGACCATAGCGAAAAGGCAACTATCTGGAATATCCTAGAAGTTGAAGAAAAAACTGGCATTCAACTTACTGAAAACTACGCAATGTTCCCTACAGCATCCGTATCGGGATATTATTTTGCTCACCCAGACCTTGGATATTTTGGCATAGGTAAAATAGGAGAAGATCAAGTGGAATATATTGCTAAAGCTAAAAACATGTCTTCAGAGCAAGCTAAAAAATTTCTAAGACCTAATTTAGATTAA
- a CDS encoding homocysteine S-methyltransferase family protein translates to MKTIQELLRERILIMDGAMGTMIQRYILTEEDFRGDKFVHSKIPLKGNNDLLSITRPDIIKAIHKEYLEAGADIIETNTFSGTTISQADYELESAVYDINFCSAKIAKDVAVEMSTPDKPRFVAGAIGPTNRTCSISPDVNRPGYRAVSFDQMAKAYKEQIEALIDGGVDILLVETIFDTLNAKAALFSIQEVFEERNIQLPVMVSGTITDASGRTLSGQTAEAFLISVSHVPLLSIGFNCALGASTMKQYIEVLSRKAPFHVSAYPNAGLPNEFGQYDETPEFMGRQVEQFMSEGLVNIVGGCCGTTPAHIAEFYRISKNFSPRKIGQVQSN, encoded by the coding sequence ATGAAGACCATTCAAGAATTACTAAGAGAGCGCATTCTCATCATGGATGGAGCCATGGGCACCATGATTCAGCGCTATATTTTGACAGAAGAAGATTTTAGAGGAGATAAATTTGTCCATTCTAAAATTCCATTGAAGGGCAATAATGATTTATTGTCCATTACTCGTCCTGATATTATCAAGGCTATACACAAAGAATATCTTGAGGCAGGTGCAGACATTATCGAGACCAACACCTTTAGTGGCACTACAATATCGCAGGCAGATTATGAGTTAGAATCTGCGGTGTATGATATCAATTTTTGCTCTGCTAAAATAGCCAAAGACGTGGCGGTAGAAATGAGTACTCCCGATAAACCACGATTTGTGGCCGGTGCTATCGGTCCTACGAATAGAACCTGTTCTATTTCTCCAGATGTTAATAGACCAGGTTATCGAGCCGTTAGCTTTGATCAAATGGCAAAAGCCTATAAAGAACAAATTGAGGCTTTAATAGATGGAGGCGTGGACATTCTTTTAGTAGAAACGATCTTTGACACGCTCAATGCCAAAGCAGCTTTATTTTCTATACAAGAAGTTTTTGAAGAAAGAAATATTCAGCTACCCGTGATGGTTAGTGGTACTATTACCGATGCTAGTGGCAGAACGCTGAGCGGACAGACGGCTGAGGCTTTCCTTATCTCCGTTTCACATGTACCCTTGTTGAGTATTGGTTTTAACTGTGCCTTAGGCGCATCGACTATGAAGCAATATATAGAAGTGCTGTCAAGAAAAGCGCCATTCCATGTGAGCGCCTATCCCAATGCTGGCCTACCCAATGAATTTGGACAATACGATGAAACCCCTGAGTTTATGGGCAGACAGGTAGAACAGTTCATGTCAGAAGGTTTGGTGAACATTGTCGGAGGCTGCTGTGGAACCACACCAGCTCATATCGCGGAGTTTTATCGCATATCTAAAAACTTCAGCCCACGCAAAATAGGGCAGGTTCAATCAAATTAA